One Brassica napus cultivar Da-Ae chromosome C2, Da-Ae, whole genome shotgun sequence DNA window includes the following coding sequences:
- the LOC106381160 gene encoding WAT1-related protein At1g70260, translating into MEVKVRKQEFVPFMAMVIMEACTIALTIMAKTALTGGMSPFVFVVYTNALGSILLLPFSLFFHRNDRTEESIFSWPLVVRVFFLGFTGVFLFQNLAFVGLSFSSPIAVCAMGLLIPSFSFLLNLILGRSKLDLRNTSTRAKVMGTIISLSGAFVEELYKGPFIRPASSPSPDRLLKSIPKLFIYYNLPDNWFLGCIFLAAAVFSVSLFNVVQTGTVKKYPHVMKVASFYSIVGTVQCLFFSLYMERDLSAWKIEPNFDLFLIIATGIFGSVIRTSVHVKCTQMKGPYYVPLFKPFGIFWATLFGTSFFVNSLHYGSVLGAAIGGVGYYTVSWGQLKETEEKQNPKEERKPIKTIYHQEEDEYKVPLLISQEESPV; encoded by the exons ATGGAGGTGAAGGTTAGAAAGCAAGAGTTTGTGCCGTTTATGGCAATGGTGATAATGGAGGCATGCACAATTGCTCTAACGATAATGGCGAAAACGGCTTTAACAGGAGGGATGAGTCCTTTTGTGTTCGTTGTTTACACAAACGCTTTGGGatctattcttcttcttccattttCTTTGTTCTTCCACCGAAATGATAG AACTGAAGAGTCCATCTTTTCTTGGCCACTCGTCGTTCGTGTTTTCTTTCTTGGTTTCACCGG GGTATTTCTTTTCCAAAACTTGGCATTCGTGGGACTAAGCTTCAGTTCACCCATAGCGGTATGCGCAATGGGATTACTCATTCCTTCATTCTCCTTCTTGCTCAATCTTATTCTCGG AAGGAGCAAATTGGACTTGAGAAACACGAGCACGAGGGCTAAAGTGATGGGAACTATAATTTCATTAAGCGGAGCATTTGTTGAAGAATTATACAAAGGTCCCTTCATAAGACCAGCTTCATCTCCTTCCCCAGATCGCCTTcttaaatcaatccctaaactCTTCATCTACTACAATCTTCCCGATAATTGGTTCCTTGGTTGTATCTTTTTGGCCGCAGCTGTTTTTTCTGTCTCCCTATTCAATGTTGTTCAG ACAGGGACGGTCAAAAAGTATCCACACGTTATGAAAGTGGCTTCGTTTTACAGCATAGTCGGAACGGTTCAATGTCTATTCTTCTCGTTGTATATGGAAAGAGACCTAAGTGCATGGAAGATCGAACCTAACTTCGATCTTTTTCTCATTATCGCCACG GGAATATTCGGAAGTGTGATACGAACAAGCGTACACGTAAAGTGCACCCAAATGAAAGGACCATATTATGTACCATTATTCAAACCATTTGGTATCTTTTGGGCAACACTCTTTGGCACCAGCTTCTTCGTCAACAGTCTTCACTACGGCAG TGTGTTAGGAGCAGCCATAGgtggcgttggatattacacagtTTCTTGGGGACAATTGAAGGAAAccgaagaaaaacaaaatccaaaGGAAGAAAGAAAACCCATCAAAACTATCTAtcatcaagaagaagatgaatacAAAGTTCCATTGCTTATTAGTCAAGAAGAAAGTCCTGTGTGA